DNA from Nocardioides seonyuensis:
CGGTAGTAGGTGACCGAGCTGGTCGTCGTGCCCGTGATGGAGGAGAGCTTGTTGGTGGCCAGGAGCTGCACGGGCGAGGCCCCCGGGAGGCCGATCACCAGCGCCGGCAGCTGGATCAGGCCCCCACCGCCGACGACGGCGTCGACGAAGCCCGCCGCCAGCGCCGCCAGCGCCAGGAGCGCGACGACCTCGAGCGACGGATCGACCACCGCGGGCGCCCCGAGCGGGGGCTCAGGCCCCGGCCAGGAACGCCAGGAGGTCCTGGCGGGTCAGCACCCCCACCGGCTTTCCGTCCTCGTGGACGAGCACGGCGTCGGCCTTCTCCAGCAGGTGCACCGCGTCCGACGCGGCCTCGGTGGACCCGATGGTCGGCAGCGCCGCCGACATGTGGTCCTCCACGCGGTCGGTGAGCTTGGCATCGCCCGCGAACAGGGCATCCAACAGGTCGCGCTCGGACACCGACCCGGCGACCTCGGCCGCCACGATCGGCGGCTCGGCCCGCACGACGGGCATCTGCGAGACGCCGTACTCCTGGAGGATGTGCACGGCCTCGGCGATGGTCTCGCCGGGGTGCGTGTGCACCAGGTCGGGCAGCTGCCCGGACTTGCCGCGCAGCACCTCCCCCACGGTGCGGGAATCGGCCTGGGCGCCACTGGCGAAGCCGTACTGGCCCAGCCACTCGTCGTTGAAGACCTTGGTGAGGTAGCCGCGTCCGGAGTCCGGCAGGAGCACGACGACCACGGCGTCGTTCCGGCCCTGCTCGGCCAGCTCGTGGGCCAGCTGGCGCGCCGCGAACGCCGCCATCCCCGACGACCCACCGACCAGCATCGCCTCCTCGCGCGCGAGGCGGCGGGTGAAGGCGAAGGAGTCGGCGTCGGAGACCTCGATGATCCGATCGGCGATGTCGCGGTCGTAGGTCTCGGGCCAGAAGTCCTCGCCCACCCCCTCGACGAGGTAGGGGCGGCCGGTGCCGCCGGAGTAGACCGAGCCGGCCGGGTCGGCGCCGACCACCTGGACGTCACGGCCCTGCTCGGCCGCGCGCTCCTTGAGGAAGCGACCGATGCCGCTGATGGTGCCTCCGGTGCCGACACCGGCGACGAAGTGGGTGATCCGCCCGTCGGTCTGCTCCCAGATCTCGGGGCCGGTCGTCTCGTAGTGGGAGCGCGGGTTGTGGGGGTTGGAGTACTGGTCGGGCTTCCACGCACCCGGCTCCGCGGCCAGCCGGTCGCTCACGTTGTAGTAGGAGTCGGGGTGCTCGGGAGCCACCGCCGTCGGGCACACGACCACCTCGGCGCCGTAGGCCTTCAGCACGTTGCGCTTGTCCTCGCTGACCTTGTCGGGGCAGACGAAGATGCACTTGTAGCCCTTCTGCTGCGCCACCATCGCCAGTCCGACGCCGGTGTTGCCCGACGTCGGCTCGACGATCGTGCCGCCGGGCTGGAGCGCGCCGGAGGCCTCGGCCGCCTCGATCATCCGCGTGGCGATCCGGTCCTTCACCGACCCGCCCGGGTTGAGGTACTCGACCTTGGCGAGGACCAGGGGTCCGTCTCCCGGCAGGTCGAGGGTCTGGTTCAGCCGCACCAACGGGGTGTTGCCGATGAGGTCGAGGAGTGAGTTCGCGTACTTCACCCCGCCAATCTAGGCCGCCGGAGGTGCCGCTGGGAAACCCCGGGCACTCCGCTCGCTGAGTGCCTTGAACGTCAGCAG
Protein-coding regions in this window:
- a CDS encoding cystathionine beta-synthase yields the protein MKYANSLLDLIGNTPLVRLNQTLDLPGDGPLVLAKVEYLNPGGSVKDRIATRMIEAAEASGALQPGGTIVEPTSGNTGVGLAMVAQQKGYKCIFVCPDKVSEDKRNVLKAYGAEVVVCPTAVAPEHPDSYYNVSDRLAAEPGAWKPDQYSNPHNPRSHYETTGPEIWEQTDGRITHFVAGVGTGGTISGIGRFLKERAAEQGRDVQVVGADPAGSVYSGGTGRPYLVEGVGEDFWPETYDRDIADRIIEVSDADSFAFTRRLAREEAMLVGGSSGMAAFAARQLAHELAEQGRNDAVVVVLLPDSGRGYLTKVFNDEWLGQYGFASGAQADSRTVGEVLRGKSGQLPDLVHTHPGETIAEAVHILQEYGVSQMPVVRAEPPIVAAEVAGSVSERDLLDALFAGDAKLTDRVEDHMSAALPTIGSTEAASDAVHLLEKADAVLVHEDGKPVGVLTRQDLLAFLAGA